GTTGTTTGCAGTCTCACGTAGCAGTACAGTGCCTAGGGATCTGTGGAGTGGTTTTAGGAAATTTAACCCCGGTGATCTGTTGTAATAAGTTACCTCAAAATTTGACCACTCAATTACATATTTAGAGTTAAGAGCAAATCCATTTCTGGGCCAGTGTGTGAGGTCTGTTGGCTCCCATGTGTCAAGGGCTTCTGGTACTACAACCCCACTGGATTGTCAGCCAGTGTTTCTGGCTTGTCCTGCAAGACAGCAGAATCATGAGGCTTCTTATGTCCCTGAGTTAAGTGTCCCAAGAGGTCCTGGTGGAAGCTGTGAAGTATATGGCCTGGCCTTAGCACGTCTTCAGCCACGTTCTGTTGGTCCAGCACTAAGTTACCAAACAGGGAGGGGTCTGTAGCTGCATCTGAGTAGCAAGGAATTTGCAGCCTTGTGTCATTTTGGTCCCTGCTACAGACTTGAGAGGACATGCCTTTGAAGCTGTCTTGTGGACTCCCAAGTTCAAGCACATGAACCGGAGGCCCATCAAACCTGGGATGAGTGCCACCACTGTCAGACTTCACTAGTCATGCTAAGACTGTATTTCAGGTCTGCAGTTGCCTGGAGATTGAATGTTTTTTTACCAGATAGTTTGAGAGCCCGATGCTAACCTAGAAACAGGTTTTGCCCATTTCTGAACTTTTCATTTACATGTAAGATGCTTGTGTGTGCTTGCTGTCACCAGGCTTCATTTCAGCATTGTGCCACATGAATAGTAAAATGCAGTGCACGGCTGCTTGCCAGGAAGGTTAAAAGCTGTCTTCTATTGCTGGATTCCTAGAGACTAGGAATTTTAAACAAGCTCAAGGAAAACAAAGTAGTTAAGAAAGACAACTTAAGAGACAAAAGAGCCAGGAAAATctgacttttatttcttaaatactgtGAAGGAAGATGGGGGAAATGGTCCCCTGGTGAGGGAGGGCCATAGGGCAAAGAGCTAGGGATCATCAGCAAAGGCCCGGTGGGCATTAGGGAAGCGCTGGGGACTGTAGTTGGGGTCTTCCTGCAGTCGCTTTTGTATATCAGCCcggagctagagagagagagcaagcaggttGGAGAGGCACCAGCCAACGCCCTAGGATCCCAGCAAGCACGCAAGGCCATCCCTTAGGAGCTAGCATTTCCCACCAGCCACACTGTGGGGAGCCCGATAATGGCATCACTGAGCCTTCCCGGATGCCACTAGGGAGAATCTCTTTAGAAAACACCAAGTTGTAGCCCCAAACTGACCAGTGAGTCTCTGGAGGGATCAGAGAAGAGGGGCCCTAACCCGACCCCTCCCGCTAGACCATCCCTATTCTGCTTCAAGGTGGGGGCACCTGCTGCCTGTAGCTCTCCTGAACCTCTGGTGCCTCCAGGTCCCGGCTCAGGCTCTCAGGGCTTGTCAGGGGCCGAGCTCCGGCTGCCTTAGCTGCCCGGCTCACGGCCTCTGAGAGAAGCAGCTGGGGGCCCTCACCCTGCATCGTCTGGGGGACAGGGGATCGGGAGGGAAAAGAGGATCAACGTCAGATCCAGTGCCACCGCCCAGCTCACCCTTTCCAGGAGCCAACCACTGAGTTTCTAGGctagaggagagaagggaactGGCCCGTGGGTGATTCTGACCGCAGCAATGCCTTCCTAGTTTTATCTGGCTCTGGCCGAGAGCGCACTGCATGCGCTGGACTTGCTCTTCAAAACACGAGGGGCAGGATGAGTCGAGCCATCCAACACTCAGAGCTAGTAAGTCCACGAGAGGAAGCCCACCTTGAGGGAACAGGCCCCAGCCACACGGGGGTCAGGTGGCCGGAGGAGGAGGACAGCACTACTGGCATGCGCTAGTGTGAGGTGTGCCGCCGCCACTGTGAGCAAGTCAAGTTCCAGGAAGGCTTCCTCGTCCACTCAGCAATAGGACAAGAATAGGAAGAATTCCTTCCAGCTCTAACTAGTTTGATTCTGAACACGACAGGGAAACTGGGATAGAGAGAGATCCTCAGCGAAGAGGTAGACCAACCTTACGTCTCTTGGCAGGCATACCACTGAGGTAGGCATCACTCAGGGGGGGTTGCGGCTTCACCTTCCGCTGGCTCTGAATGTCCTGCTGGATAATCGGAACCCActcctggggagggagaagatAATGAGGAACTGGCACAACTTCTGCCTGCCCTTGGCCTCCCAGCTCACCTCCTGACACTTACTGGGGGGACTGCAGCTGCCCAAGGCTCTGTCTCAGCTGAAGCTCCATCCCGCTCGTCACGGGAGCCGCCACCCTCAGGAGCAGGAGGTGGCCCTCGGGACATGGCCTCTTCTGCCGTAGTGCCCGGGGCCGGGGAAGCATTCTCCCGCTGCGGTTCAGCAGGAAGATGCAGGCTTCAGCATCCCTAGCCTCCAGCCCTTCCATCTGAAGCCCTCCGCTCCCCATTATCTGGCCCCTTGACCTCTCCCTGTTACCTGAGGCTCAGGGGAAGTTCTTTCTGATCCCTGAACTTCCATTGGCTCCTCAGGAAGGGGCTATGAAATTGGGCAGAGAAGGAGAACATGAAAGGCTCTCTCAGGCTTCTCTAGTTCACTCAAGTCCCCTGACCCCATAGCCCATCAGGGCCCTTACCTGGGGGGGATCACCGACCCTGCGAACGTATCTGAGGATGGCATCAGGGCCCACGGGCATGTGCTCCAGAACCACCTGAAGCCTCAGTCCCATCATAGTGGTCAGCCAGCTCACCAAGGATGGGTTCACCCCACGAGACATGCGACGCTGAGGGCAGAAAGCAGCCTTGGAACACAACATCTTCAACCCACTTTTGAAAGGTATCAAAGAGTAAAGGATGACAGTtcggagaaaaaaaacaaaacaagaactgCAGGATAGCAGAAAGAATAGAactctaaaaaagtaaaaggctAGAAATGGGGGGCTGGGCAGTGCTTACAATTCGGCCATTGATGACTGCAGCCAGTTCCATCTGCTGTCCCCCCAAGCAGTGCAGGTTGAGGGCCAGGCATTCAAACAGGCCCTGGTTACACAGCTCCAACAAACGGGCCCCAAATCCACTGTCTGTGGGCAAGATGCAAGGAGGGGACGCTGGCACCTGGCAGCCCTTGTGCCTCTGACACCCCTGATGTCCACGACCCCGCATGCCTGCCCCTGACCTGTGCAGTGCAGCACATGAGCGGCAATGCTGTTGAACTGCTCTTGGAGAAACTCCAGGTTTGTCCGGATGATGTCCACACCAGGCTGAACCTGCACCAGAGACTGAGAAACGAGACACACAAAGACAGCCCATTTCAGGAACCCTGCAAAACTAGGGATATcaaggaggcaggaggaacagcagcTACCCTGACAACACCTGGGAGACAAGGGGATGGAGAAGGGCTACTCACAAAACTCTCCCGCACATATTCTTCCAGCCCCGTGATCAACGTGTGGGTTGCCGTCTGTGCGAGAAACAGCACAAGTTTAGAGCCAAGCTCCAGACCTCAAGACACTGCCCTCCCATCCACCTCTAGTAAGTCCAGGGCTTGGGCTGGAGCAATGGCTGCTTTAGGGGATAAACAGtcagaaaaaggaatggaagcTGAGCAAGAGCTAGAGCTCCAGGGCGGAGGGTCTTCATTTACCCGTATGTTACCAGGCGTGGGCTCTTGGCCACCCAAGTAGTGCTGGTGGAAAAAGGATCGCAGCTGGGGCTGAAGCCGCTGCAGTGGCTGGAAATGGCCATGAAGAAGCATCACCACATCCACCATGGAAAAGTTCTGGCACAGAAGAGAGAGCAGGGCCCCAAAGAATCCTGGGAACAGGAGCCAAAGTCAGCAGTGGCCTTTACCACCTGGCCTGCCCACCCACCGCCAGCCTGTCAGCCTCATCCCACCTCAGCCACTCCCCTCGACAGAGGCCGTCGACCTGCCCCTCCCTGGAGAAGGCCAAGGCACCCCCAGCTTGCTCACCGAGGGCCCCATCAGCCCCAGGCTCGAAGATGTTGCTGGATCCACTAAGGCGCTGTATGAAAGCGGCGATACTCTCACTGCTGCCAGCCCGGGcccccagggagcccagcagggagTTCAGAACACCCTGCACCACGGAGGTAAAAAACTCCGGTGAAAGGCTCTCAAGACCCAGGCCTCCAGGACTCCCTGCGCCACCAGAAGGGGACCCCGGTGGGGGCATGTTCTGCTGCTCGGGGGCCgggggtgcgggtgggggtggtggagggggcgGAGGCGCCGTCTGTGTTGCctggcagacagaggaggaacaCACAACAGAAGACAAGGTGAGAAATGGGAACAAGGCACCAGTAAGGCACACACCAAAAGGAGCCTGGAAGATGGAGAGCTCCGCTCTGGTCTTTTCTCCCGGAAGCAGAACAAGCACGTGTGGTCAGGTGGCAGACGCAGGCGGAGTGCTAGCCCCTCTCCCGCTGAACGGGTTAGGTACGAAAGCAGCCTTCACAGCCCTGTCTTCCTCTTCCAAATGGGGGGCAGGGATCAGAGTCAAGGAAGTCCCAGGGCTCCCTCCCACCGACAGGCCCCCAGAGGCGGGAGCCCAGCAGCAATATCATAGCAACAAGATGCCAGTGCCTAGCTGGGCTCAGGGTAAGCCAAAGAGCAAGCCAGCCACTAACCTGCAGAAAGTCAGTCATGCCCTGCAGAAAGGCGGGGACGCCAGGCATCGCCACAGTGATGGTGGGAGAAGCCATGCCAGGCCCTCCGGCCCCAGGCCCCGCCGGCCCCAGCAGGTTCCCCAGGAGCTGAGAGAACTGCAGGTCGGCCGCAGAGGGCTGAGGGGGTGGAGGCTGGGCAGGCCCCCCAGGAGCAGGGCCGGCTGTGGTAGCGGTGTTGGTGGTGCCGGCACTAGCTGAAGCAGTGGCAGGGGCCGGAGGTGGAGCCATTCCTGGAGTCCCCTGAGCTAGAGAGACCAAAAGAGAAAAGCTAAActctaaggaaaaacaaagacaCCACAGCACTGCTATTCCAGTCTCCCCAgcacaaaagcaaagacaaaggaCCTATGCAGAGATCAGGGAAGCACCCATGAGACCAGGAGAGGAGcaccagcctccagagctgtggcCATCCCTTCACTGGGGGGCGGGGAAGAACAAGGACTCACCCACGAGAACAGGCTGCATCAGAAGCTGCCCCACAAGTCCGCTCACCATCTGGGCCAAGGAGGCATTTGTACCCAGCCCGGcgccctgctgaacagagagagaggaggctttCAGTCCTGCCCTATCCATTCCCCACCAGAGGATTCTCTCCCCAGACTCTCCCTCACCAGAACTCCTGCACCCTTACTCACTAGAGTACCCGAGACAGGGGGCCCCCCAGGATGGGAAGGCCGAGCCTGTGGAGGGGTGGGCCGGGCGATCACCACCCGGGTCGGAGCTGTCGGAAAGCCTTGCACCTGCTGTCCTATGGGTGGCAGAGGGGAGAGACCAAAGAGGGCTGAGGGCTGGGCCCTGGCCCGCCAGCCAGCAGCACCCACCACCGTGGACCATGCCCCACCTCCCAAGCTTCCCCTTCCGGGTCATTACCTGCGGCCGCGGAGGCAACAGCTGCCACCATGGCCTGATGAGTGATCTGGTGGGCGACGGCGTGCATGAActcagggggcagggagggcagctgGATGAGGGTGGAGCCTGGGGGGCGGGTCTGATGTAACCTTGAACCTGGACCCCCTTCAACCCACCCACTTGGCCCTACCCCTTCTCTACCCAGAGCTCAGCCTGCTCTGATGCCCTTACTCTTACCCAGGGTCTGGCCATGACCAGGGGGTCCTAGGGGGCCAGTGGGAGCACTCGGAACTCCACCGGGCTGTGTGCCAGAATctgggcagggagacagagagagtggcCCTGAGACAGGCGGGGCCGAGGTCTAACTGTACCCTCCTGAGATCAGCATCTTTCAGGCCCCATCCCCTCCACCAgaaagcctgcctttccctccatCTGGACAGGGAGGAGGCACTCCCTTTACCACGCACACAAATCTGCAAGGACtagtccctcctccccacacgAGCGGACTAAAGCTTCTGCCCCATTCCTCTGCTCCAGCAGCCGGCCGTGGCCTCTCCTGTCCACATCCTCGCTCCCTCACACCTCCGTGCCAACCCATGTCCCGTGTTGCATACAGCTCTGCTCTACCAACGACCGGCCCTAACTCACCTTGGATGTTCATGTGCATCATGACCACGGGTTCCACGCTCTGGTGGGAAATCCGAATGACCCTTGGGTGGCTGGTGGTCGGTGGGGGAGCTGGCCCTGGCGGGGGAACCCCCTCGGTTGAGGACTCAACAGTGGTAGAAGTGGGAGCCAGGGACGAGGCCTGCCCAGGACCAGTCGGAGCTGCCTCCGCACTGGCAGCCGGGGGGGGCCGAGTCCCATTCCCCGTCATGGTCACAGTGGTTCCCACGTTGATCTAGAGGAGATGGATAAGGCAGGAGTGAGGAAAACAAGAGTCTAACCAAGGGCACCTGAGACAGACTTCTCCAACCTCTCCATTTTCCATCCCTTTGTATTTCCAAAGTCCCTACCCCTGTCACTTCAAGCCTGATAGCTACTCTGGGTCGTTCCACCAATAGCCGTGCATTGTCCATCCCTCCAGTCTCACCCAACCCACCTGAATGGGGATGGCTGCCTGCTGGAGCACCATGGGAGTGGTGTAGTGGGACATGGGCCGGACCACGTGCAGGTGTCGCGGGGGTGCACAGGCCAGATTGCAGCGCAGGTCCGACAGCGCCACGAAGGTGTTGCCCAGCAGCCGCAGGCTCTCCCCCACCAAGTTAATCAAGCGCTGATCCTCTTCACGCCCCTCTTGCTGTTCCCCGGGGCCAAAgcacaaaaggaaaatgtattagGCTGAAATGAACCTCAGTAACAAAAGCAGTAACACCCTTGAAGAACACCATGCTGTCTACACCTTTGTGCACAGCCTGGGAAGATTCTGGGTGGGCCCAGTCTCAgcaaataatttctatttcacaTACATAAAAAAAGTTTCCTAGATGATCAGCACGTCATCACCTACTACTCCTCTTCCTCACTCTACGTAAGCTTCCTAACTCCCTCTACATGCGCTTCCTGAGTAACTCGCtcaaaaaactgagaaataaaaacatcagaCATCCCCAAGATTATCACCTtccctaaaagggaaaaaaggtcaCTTCCTTCCCTGTCAACAAAAAAAACCGTTTTGTTGCAGACAATGTCATTTTTAGGGGGAAAGGGTTATCTGCATTTCAGCCCGTTCCACATGGGACACaatgggggtgagggggcaggtgGTGCTCACGTTGTTGTTGTAGTCCGTGGTGGCAGCAGTGCCCAGAACCTCGTAGTAGCGCTGCAGGAAGGGCTGAAGGCGGCTCTCCAGCCGCTGGAGCTCCTGGAGCACTTCAACATACTCCGCTGGGGAAGGATGGCTGTGGGCGAACCCGAGAGAGCGAGCTAAGGCTTTCCTCGGATCCCCAGCCTCCCAACTGACCTAGACTACGCTGCCCTCTCTCTCCACAGCCTCCCACACCCCTGGCTCAATCACTTCCAGGACCAGCAGAACATCCACCCTATACCTGCACCCACAGTGAgacaaggagaaggaaataaTTGCTTCTGCCTTCCCCACCACATGACCCCCATCCCTATGATGGCAAGGAACAAACTCTGAAGGAAGAAACACCGCCTGTGTGAACTCAGAGAAGAGAGTCTTGATTGGGCTCAGGAACCACCACCTAGATTCCCTTGCCCCAAGGATAGCAGTGCTTCTGGCTCAAATGCCAGCCCCAACCCCACTCAGGTGATCCAgagcctctctctgcccctctatGCTAACCCTACAGATAACACTGCCCGGCGGTATCCCCCCTTCTCCCATCGGACCAGACCCTTCCCGGCTCTCATCCTTCACtgaggaccccccacccccctcccaaagGGTCCCTTCAGGGTTCTCACTTGGGTGCATTTGTCTCTGGGGCAGGCGTTGGGCCCACAGGAGCTGGGCCAGAAGGGGTGAgttctgggctctgggctggggcacGCTCCTCCACTTCTTCCGCCTCCATGGGCTCCCGAGGAGGCACTTCACTTTCAACTGGTTCTGATGTTTGAGAGCTCAAGGCTCCAGGCTCCGGGGCCACAGTTGGCGTCTGTGGGGGTGGCTGACTGTGCTGTGCTTGGGGTCCCCCTCGACACTGAAGGGGAGAGATTCAGGATATCAAAGGCAGAATGAGACTGCTGCAGTTACTCAGTCAACAGAGAACAAATTGCAGAAGGAGCTCTAACTAGGCTCCCTGAAAGCAGGGCTTTGCACCGGTCTCTTTGACCCTCCAGCAACCAGCACAAAACTTAACAAGACGcataataaataaactataatacTTGAGAATTactaacagaaaagagaaatgatggtTCCCTAAACCTCCAtgaggagaatttaaaaaaaaaatcacatgctaCAGTCACTCACAACACAAACTAATGAAACTGGGACATCTCAGcatcaaatatattaattaaaaaactaaaaaagcatGAACTATTTTCTGTAATTGGAAAAAGATGCCACAAGAGTTATCTACTAAGTCTGCAACACACTTTCCAAATACCAGGCACCCAAAGGTTTGGCAGGAACAAGATAGCCCAACAAAGATACTTTTTCTGCCCCCAAAGAGTGAAGACTGCAGAGAAGAGACCAGATTAGGCAGGAAGAATCCAGCTGATCTGGCCAGTCACGCCTTCGCTGCCAGGCAGACACAGAACGCTaagagagaatgaagagacaGACCAACCCTAGCCAGCCTTGACCACTGACCTCCATCCGGGATAGTAAGGTCTGTATATCCCTGATCATGTGCTGAGCCATCACCAGCCGTACTCGGGGCTCACTCtatacagtaagaaaaataaaatgagggtacGTCTGAGATAGAGGCATGAACTCTACCACCCACTGAACCAGGACCCAGCCAGCTCCTCAGCCAGGTCCTCCCCCAACCTTATGGCCTCCTTCTCCCAGATCCCCTTCCCTGACCCTCCCAGGCCCGTGATACCTGAATCGGGGCCTGTTCCATGTTGATGTGAACATCCACAGCAGAGCCGTCACTCTGGGAAAAGGGTAAGGGAAGTTGCTCTGGGAGAAGCCAAATACTAAGGCCCCCACACCTCCAACTCATTCTTTGGAGCCCCACCCTTTTTCTCAAAGACTGAGGCCGTATCAGACCTCAGGAACCTGGAAACCCAATCTAAACACCGAGACTCCTATCTCATGAGCTCTCTGCTATTACCACACCAAACCGCCCTTCCCCACAAAAACTGGTCTAAGTGGAACACAAGCTTACAGGAAGGTTGAAGGTTCCAACCATGACATAGCTGTTGGCATTCCGGTCATGAACAGAGGCCCCAGGCCCCCGAGTACCAGGTGGGGGTCCTCCACCATGGGTGGCTGAGGCAGAACCTATCCCAGAAGATGCCCCAGAAGGGAGCTGAGTCTGAGGAGGAGCCCGTTCCACGAGGTGAATAACCTTTCCCCCAAcatctgcaggaaaaaaaagatacacaccaAGGCATTATACGATCAGGTAAGCCCAAAGCCTCAGCAGATCCCTCAACCTCTGAACTGCCTTCCCCAAACTCTTACTGTATTCCTGGAGCTTCTTATCATCCTGCAGAACTCGTCCCTGATAAATAAGCCGTTGTTTCTCAGACGGAATGCTGACAGAGGCAGCGATGTGCTCTTTAAACTCCTTTACATTCATCTACAAGGGAAAGACACCAAAAACCATCAGTGAATGtaggaaaatggaaaggacaGAGGGGACAACTGACTTTTGGGAGTGAGGGGTAAAAACCACTCAATCATAACATCACTACCCATTTGTCTTGATTGTGAGGTAATTATTGTGCAAAGCCCCAAACTAAGAAATGTTAACACCTGtcaaaacagacaataaacattaaaaacttcAGGTTATGTGCCCACAAGAAAATTATGtggctgagaaagagaaaagctaaCTGacattcccttctctccctggctCCCAAAGGAATGTGTGTCTACAGATACCAGTGACCCTCCCCAAACACAAAATGATTCAACTCTGCAAtctcaaaaagaaatgcaatgacAAGGAAGGGGGGAGCAAAAAAATCAAGTTATGGAAGGAAGACTCAACCGAGCAAAAAGAGAATAAACACTTTCCTAACTGGACAAGTGAGTCTTCAGAAAGTATCAGACTGTTTATATACAACTAATAACAAAAGCCCAAACGGgttttttttgtatacattttaaaagctatGGACCAACCCCTCAAGATTTTGTCTCCAAGTATCATAGGAATTAATGGCAAAAACAGCTTTTAATGTCTCTGGCATTAGAATCAAAAGATTCAAATTATGCTACAGATACTAGTAATTCCACTCAACAGTCTGTTAGGGATCTACCTGAGCTATGGGCTCTGATTTCTAgcctttaaaaacacaatacagACCTGAccgatttttgtttttaagacttgaATTTTGGATCTCTGTTTCCCTTCCCAAAGGCAGGAGCTATGTCTGTCCCTTTGGGCTGGGGTTCACTCGCTGATGGCATATAGATTCCTCCTTCCTCCATATTTCCCTCTGTGCTGAGTTCTATCAAGGTGGAAAAAGGCAGAACAAAATCTGCCTCATTCAACAGAAGCCATACCTTCTCACTCAACAAAAAACACCAGAAATTGTCCTGTCTAAGGTATGAACAAAGGAACCAATGAAAGAAGATTCAAGGACCAAAAAATCATGCTCTTCTCTCAGGATAAGAGGCCTGTAAGAGGAAGAGTTAATGGGTGTCTTCCACAAGTGCTGGGGTCTCACCTGGGCCCCCACAATAAAGGTCCGAGTCTGAGAGTCCAAGGTCTTCACCAGCACCTCCAGGCTGTCAGGTTCCTCCATACTAGTAGTGGTACTGGTACTATCACTGGGCTCCATGGCCGACAGCTCCCTAAGGAAGAATAGAGGGAGGGAGGCCTGCTGTCGCCCGAAGCAGATTTTAATACACCCGGAAGCCTCCCCGGTCTGAGTCTCCGCCCTAATACCTAAAGAGTTTCTcccacacaagcacacacactcacacccgcCCCCATCCCCCTTCTGATTCCGGGGCACGGGGAGAGAAACACAAAGGGCAGGAGACCGACGGCACAGGGAGCTGGAGGACGGGAAGATGGGAGGGGCTCCACGATGCCAA
The sequence above is drawn from the Mustela nigripes isolate SB6536 chromosome 5, MUSNIG.SB6536, whole genome shotgun sequence genome and encodes:
- the BAG6 gene encoding large proline-rich protein BAG6 isoform X5; its protein translation is MEPSDSTSTTTSMEEPDSLEVLVKTLDSQTRTFIVGAQMNVKEFKEHIAASVSIPSEKQRLIYQGRVLQDDKKLQEYNVGGKVIHLVERAPPQTQLPSGASSGIGSASATHGGGPPPGTRGPGASVHDRNANSYVMVGTFNLPSEPRVRLVMAQHMIRDIQTLLSRMECRGGPQAQHSQPPPQTPTVAPEPGALSSQTSEPVESEVPPREPMEAEEVEERAPAQSPELTPSGPAPVGPTPAPETNAPNHPSPAEYVEVLQELQRLESRLQPFLQRYYEVLGTAATTDYNNNQEGREEDQRLINLVGESLRLLGNTFVALSDLRCNLACAPPRHLHVVRPMSHYTTPMVLQQAAIPIQINVGTTVTMTGNGTRPPPAASAEAAPTGPGQASSLAPTSTTVESSTEGVPPPGPAPPPTTSHPRVIRISHQSVEPVVMMHMNIQDSGTQPGGVPSAPTGPLGPPGHGQTLGSTLIQLPSLPPEFMHAVAHQITHQAMVAAVASAAAGQQVQGFPTAPTRVVIARPTPPQARPSHPGGPPVSGTLQGAGLGTNASLAQMVSGLVGQLLMQPVLVAQGTPGMAPPPAPATASASAGTTNTATTAGPAPGGPAQPPPPQPSAADLQFSQLLGNLLGPAGPGAGGPGMASPTITVAMPGVPAFLQGMTDFLQATQTAPPPPPPPPPAPPAPEQQNMPPPGSPSGGAGSPGGLGLESLSPEFFTSVVQGVLNSLLGSLGARAGSSESIAAFIQRLSGSSNIFEPGADGALGFFGALLSLLCQNFSMVDVVMLLHGHFQPLQRLQPQLRSFFHQHYLGGQEPTPGNIRTATHTLITGLEEYVRESFSLVQVQPGVDIIRTNLEFLQEQFNSIAAHVLHCTDSGFGARLLELCNQGLFECLALNLHCLGGQQMELAAVINGRIRRMSRGVNPSLVSWLTTMMGLRLQVVLEHMPVGPDAILRYVRRVGDPPQPLPEEPMEVQGSERTSPEPQRENASPAPGTTAEEAMSRGPPPAPEGGGSRDERDGASAETEPWAAAVPPEWVPIIQQDIQSQRKVKPQPPLSDAYLSGMPAKRRKTMQGEGPQLLLSEAVSRAAKAAGARPLTSPESLSRDLEAPEVQESYRQQLRADIQKRLQEDPNYSPQRFPNAHRAFADDP
- the BAG6 gene encoding large proline-rich protein BAG6 isoform X3; the encoded protein is MEPSDSTSTTTSMEEPDSLEVLVKTLDSQTRTFIVGAQMNVKEFKEHIAASVSIPSEKQRLIYQGRVLQDDKKLQEYNVGGKVIHLVERAPPQTQLPSGASSGIGSASATHGGGPPPGTRGPGASVHDRNANSYVMVGTFNLPSDGSAVDVHINMEQAPIQSEPRVRLVMAQHMIRDIQTLLSRMECRGGPQAQHSQPPPQTPTVAPEPGALSSQTSEPVESEVPPREPMEAEEVEERAPAQSPELTPSGPAPVGPTPAPETNAPNHPSPAEYVEVLQELQRLESRLQPFLQRYYEVLGTAATTDYNNNQEGREEDQRLINLVGESLRLLGNTFVALSDLRCNLACAPPRHLHVVRPMSHYTTPMVLQQAAIPIQINVGTTVTMTGNGTRPPPAASAEAAPTGPGQASSLAPTSTTVESSTEGVPPPGPAPPPTTSHPRVIRISHQSVEPVVMMHMNIQDSGTQPGGVPSAPTGPLGPPGHGQTLGSTLIQLPSLPPEFMHAVAHQITHQAMVAAVASAAAGQQVQGFPTAPTRVVIARPTPPQARPSHPGGPPVSGTLGAGLGTNASLAQMVSGLVGQLLMQPVLVAQGTPGMAPPPAPATASASAGTTNTATTAGPAPGGPAQPPPPQPSAADLQFSQLLGNLLGPAGPGAGGPGMASPTITVAMPGVPAFLQGMTDFLQATQTAPPPPPPPPPAPPAPEQQNMPPPGSPSGGAGSPGGLGLESLSPEFFTSVVQGVLNSLLGSLGARAGSSESIAAFIQRLSGSSNIFEPGADGALGFFGALLSLLCQNFSMVDVVMLLHGHFQPLQRLQPQLRSFFHQHYLGGQEPTPGNIRTATHTLITGLEEYVRESFSLVQVQPGVDIIRTNLEFLQEQFNSIAAHVLHCTDSGFGARLLELCNQGLFECLALNLHCLGGQQMELAAVINGRIRRMSRGVNPSLVSWLTTMMGLRLQVVLEHMPVGPDAILRYVRRVGDPPQPLPEEPMEVQGSERTSPEPQRENASPAPGTTAEEAMSRGPPPAPEGGGSRDERDGASAETEPWAAAVPPEWVPIIQQDIQSQRKVKPQPPLSDAYLSGMPAKRRKTMQGEGPQLLLSEAVSRAAKAAGARPLTSPESLSRDLEAPEVQESYRQQLRADIQKRLQEDPNYSPQRFPNAHRAFADDP
- the BAG6 gene encoding large proline-rich protein BAG6 isoform X23 codes for the protein MEPSDSTSTTTSMEEPDSLEVLVKTLDSQTRTFIVGAQMNVKEFKEHIAASVSIPSEKQRLIYQGRVLQDDKKLQEYNVGGKVIHLVERAPPQTQLPSGASSGIGSASATHGGGPPPGTRGPGASVHDRNANSYVMVGTFNLPSEPRVRLVMAQHMIRDIQTLLSRMECRGGPQAQHSQPPPQTPTVAPEPGALSSQTSEPVESEVPPREPMEAEEVEERAPAQSPELTPSGPAPVGPTPAPETNAPNHPSPAEYVEVLQELQRLESRLQPFLQRYYEVLGTAATTDYNNNQEGREEDQRLINLVGESLRLLGNTFVALSDLRCNLACAPPRHLHVVRPMSHYTTPMVLQQAAIPIQINVGTTVTMTGNGTRPPPAASAEAAPTGPGQASSLAPTSTTVESSTEGVPPPGPAPPPTTSHPRVIRISHQSVEPVVMMHMNIQDSGTQPGGVPSAPTGPLGPPGHGQTLGQQVQGFPTAPTRVVIARPTPPQARPSHPGGPPVSGTLGAGLGTNASLAQMVSGLVGQLLMQPVLVAQGTPGMAPPPAPATASASAGTTNTATTAGPAPGGPAQPPPPQPSAADLQFSQLLGNLLGPAGPGAGGPGMASPTITVAMPGVPAFLQGMTDFLQATQTAPPPPPPPPPAPPAPEQQNMPPPGSPSGGAGSPGGLGLESLSPEFFTSVVQGVLNSLLGSLGARAGSSESIAAFIQRLSGSSNIFEPGADGALGFFGALLSLLCQNFSMVDVVMLLHGHFQPLQRLQPQLRSFFHQHYLGGQEPTPGNIRTATHTLITGLEEYVRESFSLVQVQPGVDIIRTNLEFLQEQFNSIAAHVLHCTDSGFGARLLELCNQGLFECLALNLHCLGGQQMELAAVINGRIRRMSRGVNPSLVSWLTTMMGLRLQVVLEHMPVGPDAILRYVRRVGDPPQPLPEEPMEVQGSERTSPEPQRENASPAPGTTAEEAMSRGPPPAPEGGGSRDERDGASAETEPWAAAVPPEWVPIIQQDIQSQRKVKPQPPLSDAYLSGMPAKRRKLRADIQKRLQEDPNYSPQRFPNAHRAFADDP